From the genome of Triticum aestivum cultivar Chinese Spring chromosome 1A, IWGSC CS RefSeq v2.1, whole genome shotgun sequence:
cccttgatactACGACAAaagatcctataacccggtctcccaactaccaccatgagaccggcaaAATAGAAAACACTATCAAGGTCAAACCTCTTCCTTgcgcatagtccacttgagctagatgatgacgatcttgtcctcctcaagatggaccacctttcttgattgcgcctGGTcaatgaagactagtagattgctcccccatactccactatgggtgagcctctcttcggcacatcttcaaaTGTCCATTATCACCATAATGGACGGCCAACTTCAAGCATGTGAtccttcatgatgcttcacttaaacttgcacaccgcaaccttgaTGACAATCACCACTTGATATCATCCTCCATGGGATATGCGATATCTTCCTTTTGCTGCATGACCACGGAAACATAACTAACCCCACAAACACTCTCatatagaccatgggttagtacacaaagcataatggacaatgcttaccgtaccatgagatcacttgatctCGCTtgatacatcttctacgctttgtgtgttgatcaacttgaatcactctttgtacttcatcttgatcaaccttgaatctttccaactctcttcattaagatgatgtcttgaagataaacatgaatgttcgcacaatcttcttcttcaagacatgcttgcaataggcTCATCTCTCAcgtgaccaatctttggataaaaccttgaatagcaccttggtcaacacatattCTTCTTCTAATAACCTTGAAACAGACAAATGATCTTCTAGCAacgcctatggacaaacccttgaAATATAACTcaaaggcaaccattagtccatagagatcatcatcaattgccaaaaccaaacatggggcaccACGTGTTCTTTCACACACAATAACTGATAATCAAGGAATAAATAGGTTGATCTAATTTAGAGGCTGAAGTTGGTGTAGGGGGTCCTTGGACATGCTTGGGTTGCACATATGTACTGCCTTTGAGTAGCGTAGTCACCGCCGTTGGGAGGACAGCTGAGGCACACATGGTCTGCTACATGATGCCAATGTATGTGCTATGTGTGTTGTTGTGTGCGTGCTTAGCATGCCATGCACGGTAGTACTTTGGTCCCTAGATTTAAGTTCTAAACAATCATTATTTTTTATAGAGGGTGTGTTTATTGAATTCTTGTTTTTCAATTCTGCAAGTTATGTGAGTTGCAATACTGCATTGTAGGTGGACAAAAATATATACATATTAGTGTCCATATCTTATACtataatctataatacctaaatagctcatccccactatcctatttctcTTGATATGCGACCTATCCACCTCAGCAGCCTTGCCACATCAGTTACATTTAATTATTTTGATCATGCGGCTCACTGTGCCATCATTCTTTTACAAACAAAAAAACCCGTGTGATTTGGCTCTCTGGAAACTGAAGAGGCCTCTTTGGTCTTCCGTAACTGAAGGGTTATACTTATGTAATCAGGCTAGCCAAGAGAAACACACTTCTATAATTTTATTGCATACAAAAATGCATAGTGCCAATGTCTTTTTATTATGATTGTCCTCTTGACCTTCTTCATTGGCTGCAATGTAGTTTGATGATAAAAGGTGAGAATGGTGGATCTTAGATTTCGTATGTGATATGAGAGACATACCTACACTTGCTTATGTTGTTTGACAACCTGAAGATGAAGTTCTCCAGCTGGAAGATCTACGTCTTTTCCACCGTAATATGTAAATGTTTCACTAGTGAGAAACTCCTTGGTGAATAGGAAACATTGTCATCTATTCGTACCTCTCATTGTTAGTGGTTGTTTTAAAATTCTATGCTTCTTTTGGCTAAGAGTACGTGCAaacagataaacatcacatgccacTATTAGTGTTTGGCTCATGACCTATATGTTTTTGTTAATAAGAAGCGACCACGGCTGAATTAAATATATCTTCTCTACCATATATTTGATTTTCTCTCTGCATTCCATATATCTTATCTACatttattcatttatttatttgtAATGTTTATTTGTTTCTCTTTCACTCTGATTGTCAAGTTCGGTTCTCTGGACTGGATAAGCTCCAGAGGAGGAAATTCCTATGCTAGGTGCCACACATGACAAATAGAAAGTGCATATGCCCATTAAGGGTAAATAATTAAGAGAGGACAGATTGCTTACCAATGCGAGCAGAAGGAGACCTGTGAAATCAATGAAGCCAATGCAAGCACCAAGAGTTCTATGAGGGAGCAAACGACATAATTTGAAGAAAAAATATTTGGATCGACAAACTAAAGAAAGGAATGTAAGTTTAAGCATGATATCATGTACATAAAAATAATGGAAGCAAAGAACATAGTTGCATAAACACCTACCACTAATATTTGAGGGATGCATAGTCTCTTGTCACAATGTGGTAAAGTACTGATAGATTCATAGATAAAAACCCCAATCGATGGAATACATCTACGACGCGTTTGGTTCGGGAGAATCGCAATGGTTCCCGATTGCAGCGCATTCTGAAACAATATCCGGCGTTTGGTACACGCACACCACGTATTCCGTAGCAGTGCTTTCCGATACGGGGTTCACAAAATTGAAAACGCTCACATGCGGCTGATTAGGAAAACAGGAGTCGGACGGCCAGACCAAACAGATCACGTATTCCTAAAGCAAAAAGGTAAAACGGAGCTTCCCGATACCTTAACCGAAGAAGTAACCTGAGGGCGAACCAAACGCGTCGCTAGTGTAGAAAACCTAATGCTTAATCATTTCTCCTAATAAAGGGTTGCCAGTTTTTCCTTTATCGAAAGGAACACATACTAAGAATTCTATAATAGGTAAATAATGCACAATTCTGGTTGTCAAATTGAATGAAAAAACATAACATTCAATCAAGCGAATGGGAGAAGCAAGAGACCGGTGAAGCAAAACGTCAAGCACCTTTCAATCCGAAGCGCAATCTGAAAAATTCAAAAACATAAGGTCAGCGTAGGGAAAAGCAACTACGCCAACTCATCATGCCACCGTGCATGCCCCGTTAAATTTAATTATCTCAACATTTAACTATGCCAACTCACTATGCCACTATGTAGGGGAAAAGACCCACCTTAATATGCATCATGCATGATACTTATATTAAATAATTTTTTTACAACTATATAATAATCAAACATATTAAATTATATACGCTTGAGTTTCAGTTCTCATATTGCTAATTAGAACTCTAAAATTTCATACCGTCAAATATCATAGACTTATTGCATCCAATTCCTGTTGCAACGCGCGTGTATCATCTCTAGTTTACTGGATCATGGCACACCCTTTAAGTGTGGGTTGCTTCCATAACCACACTTCAACTAGGGAGGCTTAGTTTGCCTCTCATCATCAAGTTTGTACCTTCTTTGTGTGCACTGTTTTAAAGCGTACTTATGTAAAACAAACTACATAGTccactttatatatgtccaaaattttGCTCACGTTACAAATATCTGACAGTTGCATAGGTCCCGAGTTCAGTCCAACATATATTGTTTATCCCCGTCAGACATTGCATTTATCTTACCCGATTATTCTTCATTGACACTTTAAAATATGTTTGAAATAGATGCATAAATCATGTGCTACTTTTTGCATGTGTAATTCAGTATATCTGGATCCGATAATGTGCTTCATCACGCTTGAGCCAATTACGTTACAGATTAAGGACGCGGTGAGAAGGTAAAAACACACATAATTTTTCATGTTTTCTCCTTTTCAAGTTTTTGTTACCATGACAATGTGTTAGTAATGTATCCCCCGTTGCAATGCACTGGCCATTTTTCTTGGCACTAAAAAGAACGTTTGGAAAAAGGATCAATAAGAAGAAGCCTTTCAACAGTTGAAACAAATCATGACCAACGCTCTTGTTATTTTCCATCTAGCATTGTTTCTCTTCCGAAAAGAATGGCATTCATTCATGGGTTGTGAAGGGATTTTCATTTCTGTTGATCTCTAGCCTATGAATTCTTTTTTTTTTCCCAAAGCTTGTCTTACCCTAATAAACACCAAAGAAAGCAGAACCTTAGATCCCCATGTGCAAAATATGAGCACATGGACAAGTCGAAAGGTAAAGAAGTGAATGTGTTGCGTGGACCACAAAATGGATATGAGAGTGATGATGTCGAAGGTAGTTAGATTTAAACAACGACCGTAATAAATGTTCTTTGGACGGTGGACCGAACAGCGATGGCTAAACAGTAATAAATGCTTTGGACGGTGGACCGAACGGCCGTCCGAGACAAAGGTGGGCGATTTGCTATACATCTGGTTGATTGTCTCTCTCTAGCACCACTTCACTTCCTCAATTCACTTCTTCACCACCGAACTACCTCGGGCGCTAGCTGCactgccggccatggccacgcccGCCACGAAGCTCATCGCCGGCGCGTTCGTCGCCCTCCTTGCCCTCGCACTGGCGGGGGCGGACAAGGTGTGCGGCGACCGCCtcgtcacgccgccgccgcccccgaggTCGCCCTCCCCACCAGCCcgcccagccgcgccgccgcgcccgctgctcccctcgccgccggcgagccacGGCAAGAAGACGGGGAAGATCCTCGCGGGGATCTTCGCcgcgctcgccgtcgccgccgccatcttctACGCGCTCTGGCTGCACTGCCGCGCCCctggcgccgtcgccgccgcgccactcggagcccgcgccgccgccggcgggcCGCGCGAATTCGAGGATCAAGATCCTGATATGACGCCCATGCTTCAGTTCAGTGTAGTGACTAGTGAGTGCCGGGTTGATATAGTATTAGGCTATTAGCTACCCTCGTGTAAAAATGGCGCAAAAATCTACGGAATTGCTAATTTTCAGTCGGATGTTATTAACTCGCTTTCATTCGTTCTCTTGTCCGGTCGATCTCCAGCCAGATGTTCCGGGCTGCACTTCTTTTTTTCTCCCAGCGCGCGGGTTGTTTATCGAGTCCTAATCACACTGTtccttttattttgatttttttttcttcttctccccccTGTAGCTGCCTTTGACCGGATCGTTCCACGGCGAGAACTTGAAGGCAGAGAGGCATGGTGATTTTGGTTGGAGGCCTCACTCGCTAATCTCTCGAGGCGCTTTGGTCTGCAAGCACCCCCTCCCCCCGTGTCATATTCCTGTGCGATTTGCTATACATCTGGTTGATTGTCTCGTTGTATTCATCTACATGCATTTCTCTGCTGTAGATATTTGTGTGCTTGATAAAccatttagtttttctttttctttttcaagcTCAAACATATGAGAATGATCCTCACAGGGAGCTTGTTTTTCTTTCGGATGTCATGAGGTAGGAAAGAGATCTTGGAGGGGTGAATGCATCAGAGGGGGTGTTTACCTGTGTTTTTTCTGCATCTCCAGCCAGATGTGTGTCCCAGATCATGGATTGCCCTCTCTGGTGTGGACCCGTTCAAGTTCATGTTGCTGGTGTGTTTATAGTGCATACTTTGGACTAGGCTGTGACAACATATCAACATTGCTCTCTAACTATGTGAGGCTTTCTTTGGCGAGTATGTATATAATTAATAAGTTTTTTTAGAAGATGAAGTGAATAAGTTGTTAATTCAGTTTTTATCTCTgatcagtttcaaaaaaaaaaatctctgATCTCTCTAACATTGTTTGATACAAAAAAAGTGTCACATGGGAAGAAAATAAACTTAAAAGTgtgcccccgcaaaaaaaaaataaaCTTAAAAGTGTGTAAGTGAATACAAAGTGTTGTTGTGGACCTCTAATTAACAAGCATACATATTACTATtttccacactacaaaaaaatgctGAACATGGTCAACCTTCTTGCTCTAAGGTTTATTGAGCAGGATTACGAGCAAGGCGAAGCCGGTGGCgctcatcaccaattttatgatttGTCAGTCTAATCTCCAATTTCGTTCGGTCTTGCAGATGCATCATGTGTAGCTTTTCAGCCTTGCAAATTAGAGATTTTGATTGATACATGCATATTGTTGGAACATTGGTGCGTTCAAAAGACTATGGGTGGAATTAACAAAGTAACTGATGATATGAAACAATCCAGGATGCATTGCCAGCTCCTCTTGGATCTTTTGCTAATTCCAACAAGGTAATATTTAAGATTTATTCCAATCTTGCATTTCATTGTTTTAGCTGAATCACTCATCATCTATACTACAACAGACAAAAAACATTGCAGGATTAACCAGAGGATGAAGTTGAAGAATTGGAGCTAGCAGTGTGTGTCTGGTTAATAAGCAAGCAATTCTCCCTGCTCCACGAAAGCTGCAACTGAAGATGAAGAGCTTGCTGCACTACAAGCTAAAAGTGGCCGGCCCATGGAGGTGACCGTTGTAGCGATCGCACACATATTGTTTGGCAGCAATCTAATGTCTGGACAAATTGTTTGGCAGCAATCTAATGTCTGGACAAAGAACATCATCACAAGGATTCGAACTCCGGACCTGTGAGTTGCAACATATTGTTTGGCAGCAACCTAATGTCTGGACAAAGAACATCATCACAAGGATTTGAACTCTGGACCTATGGGTTGCAACGAAGAGCTGCTAACCAGTCGAGTTAAGAAGCTTTAGTGACTAACATTGAGCGTGCCACTTTTAGAACAAAGTACAACGCAGAATCCGGGCAGTTTTTGGATTTTTTTATCTTTTCTTGGAAATTGtgaaaaaataattcaaaaaagcgagtaatgtttgaaaacccaacaattgtTTGAACAACTCGAACAAACTTTGAAAATTCAAATTTTTAAGGGAAAAAGCGAGCCTTTTTGACAAAACAATTTTTGATAAACCCAGTACATTTTCTGGAAAACTCGACATTTGTGGAATTTTGGAGAAAAAACTAGTTAATGGAAATATTTTCGAAATTCTGAACAATTTATTAAAAGTACGGACGTTTTAtgaaatttacaaacatttttGAGATTTCAGAAAAGTTTAAAAATGGTGAAAAAATTATCATTTCGAAACGTTTTCTGAAAAAAAATACTTCCTGAAATTCTTAAATTTTTGGAATTTATGAAAAAATAAGAACACACAAATATTTTAATAAattttgaacaattttttaaagtcTATTTTTCCCTAGATTGCAAACAATTTCTAGAAAACTcgtacatttttttgaaaattattaaTAACTTTTAAAAAGCgggaatatttttcaaaatttctaaACATTCTTAGAAATAAAAATATTAAAAAGTAAAATAAGTTTAAAaatataaaaagaaacaaaaaattaaaaagaaacaaaaatagaaaaaagaaagagaaaaatggaaaataaaataaaattggaaaaCCAGTAAAAATATTGAAGGCCCGCATGCCAGTGACTACACAGTCCATGATTCGGTAGAAACTAACATTCAACAGGAAGCAGGCAATGCTTGTGCGTGGGATCTAAATCGAAGGCAGTGCATGTGTTCGGCTGTTTAGACAGAAAGATGTGGTGTGCCACATACATATTTCCAAAACTGAAAACTGGATGGGGTAGTTCCTACACTATCTGCATAAACGGACCGGCCCAAAGGTATCGCTCTGCCGCTCGCCTTGTGCGAAACAGCAACAATGTGCCACATTctacattttttctttttctttgttcttctcctttttatt
Proteins encoded in this window:
- the LOC123085516 gene encoding uncharacterized protein, which encodes MATPATKLIAGAFVALLALALAGADKVCGDRLVTPPPPPRSPSPPARPAAPPRPLLPSPPASHGKKTGKILAGIFAALAVAAAIFYALWLHCRAPGAVAAAPLGARAAAGGPREFEDQDPDMTPMLQFSVVTSECRVDIVLGY